The proteins below come from a single Xenopus tropicalis strain Nigerian chromosome 9, UCB_Xtro_10.0, whole genome shotgun sequence genomic window:
- the lancl1 gene encoding lanC-like protein 1 produces the protein MEQRCLQNPYPDYSQEVSTSFNSTGQLTFEFVHCLNNKIKELLQAMEKGLKSADPGDYTVYTGWAGIALLYLHLSDIYGDSSLLQKAHEYISKSLRCLTRRDVTFLCGDAGPYAVGAAVFQKVGHIKEAEDCVKSLIQMYPSVVRPDSGLPDELLYGRMGYLYSLLFVNKQFGEEKIPSSYIQQVCNTVLESGDRLSGRRNLKSQSPLMYEWYREYYVGPAHGLAGIYYFLMQPECNISSEKLQNLVRPSVEYVSRLKFPSGNFPACIGDRRDLLVHWCHGAPGVIYMLIQAYKVFGEQQYLVDALQCAEVAWHYGLLKKGYGLCHGAAGNAYSFLALYNLTKDVKFLYRACKFAEWCMDYGTHGCRTADTPYSLFEGMAGTIYFLSDLLEPTKAKFPSFEM, from the exons ATGGAGCAGAGATGTCTTCAAAATCCCTATCCTGATTACAGTCAGGAGGTCTCAACATCCTTTAACTCCACAGGTCAA CTGACGTTTGAGTTTGTTCATTGCCTTAACAATAAGATCAAGGAGCTGCTACAGGCTATGGAAAAAGGACTCAAATCTGCCGACCCTGGAGACTACACTGTGTACACAGGCTGGGCAG GCATTGCTCTCTTGTATTTGCATTTGTCTGATATATATGGGGATTCATCCCTTCTGCAAAAGGCCCATGAGTATATCAGCAAGAGCCTGCGCTGCCTGACAAGACGTGATGTCACATTTCTGTGTGGAGACGCTGGACCTTATGCAGTGGGAGCAGCTGTGTTTCAGAAGGTTGGGCATATAAAGGAAGCTGAAGATTGCGTCAAAAG CCTCATTCAAATGTATCCTTCTGTGGTAAGGCCAGACTCTGGACTCCCAGATGAGCTTCTCTATGGGCGTATGGGATACTTGTACTCCCTGCTTTTTGTCAACAAACAGTTTGGAGAGGAGAAGATCCCCTCTAGCTACATCCAACAG GTGTGTAACACTGTGCTGGAGTCCGGAGACAGACTGTCGGGGAGAAGGAACCTAAAATCCCAGAGCCCTCTGATGTACGAATGGTACAGAGAGTACTATGTGGGACCTGCCCATGGATTAGCAGGAATATACTACTTTCTAATGCAG CCTGAATGTAACATCAGTAGTGAAAAGTTGCAGAACCTTGTTCGGCCAAGTGTGGAATACGTCAGCCGTCTCAAGTTTCCATCTGGCAACTTCCCTGCTTGCATTGGTGACCGTCGGGACCTGCTTGTACACTGGTGCCATGGGGCTCCTGGTGTCATTTACATGCTTATTCAGGCCTACAAG gttTTTGGTGAACAGCAGTATCTGGTAGATGCTTTACAATGTGCTGAGGTGGCTTGGCATTATGGTTTGCTGAAGAAAGGTTATGGATTATGCCATGGAGCAGCAGGGAATGCATACAGCTTCCTAGCACTTTACAACCTGACCAAAGATGTCAAGTTTCTCTACAGAGCCTGCAAG TTTGCAGAGTGGTGCATGGATTATGGGACACATGGTTGCAGAACTGCAGACACCCCTTATTCACTTTTTGAAG GAATGGCTGGAACTATCTATTTCCTCTCTGATTTACTGGAGCCCACAAAAGCGAAATTTCCATCATttgaaatgtaa